The proteins below come from a single Poecilia reticulata strain Guanapo linkage group LG5, Guppy_female_1.0+MT, whole genome shotgun sequence genomic window:
- the vamp3 gene encoding vesicle-associated membrane protein 3 — MSAPGPEGSAAASSNKRLQQTQAQVDEVVDIMRVNVDKVLERDQKLSELDDRADALQAGASQFETSAAKLKRKYWWKNCKMWAILIAVIVIIIIIIIIWACS, encoded by the exons GTCAGCCCCTGGTCCagaaggttctgctgctgcatcgaGCAACAAGCGCTTGCAGCAGACACAGGCCCAAGTGGATGAG gTAGTGGATATTATGCGCGTTAATGTGGACAAAGTACTGGAACGTGATCAGAAACTGTCTGAACTGGATGACAGAGCAGACGCCCTGCAGGCTGGAGCCTCCCAGTTTGAGACCAGTGCAGCTAAGCTGAAACGGAAGTACTGGTGGAAGAACTGCAAG ATGTGGGCCATCTTGATAGCTGTAATagtgatcatcatcatcatcattatta TTTGGGCCTGCTCTTAG